A single genomic interval of Xiphophorus couchianus chromosome 2, X_couchianus-1.0, whole genome shotgun sequence harbors:
- the LOC114157165 gene encoding uncharacterized protein LOC114157165: protein MSNVSWQKEQRHSLWGFMEFAGQLRPSEACNYLAVPGLSGLDPDEDEGDLVVGFRPKSSPIPSRRSSFSDEDSDPEPPYCSSRRVSFADAKGLSLVQVKEFDTWDVPKLPGSDSLVVEGKDSVEYHLSPLTFSLPLPSEEVLAKVLSQKVELETIGLLPGTTILKGVIRVLNISYNKSVYIRTSLDRWATHFDLLAEYVPGSSDGVMDSFSFKLTLGPPFGDQGVRVDFCLRYETPVGTFWANNNNRNYVLSCQRGMKGGTEKPQRENANKKSCLKSVSQNVSTVENISSKPASTQENMSTDESVRGLEVGTLETKKTSEGQSTTSTQEGQKLLMENKQNSSRRRQRQAARMARLRDCYTQRDGGANDPSKDKASPETEQVTRKETPGDNVVGLQPFNEGQVKSECPQFVFEALEEVLDQTSTKQVKSDLAVLARGESAPDVSNNPLDSDGEPAPEEQQNIGKFVTTNQDGDVSLPCTSNSVTARSETLISQSDSFTFGTVVAAPYCQAFQRVPAENPVNTEDSSLPSEPTQTCGIVPVSTRSNMGKVQGDLTSTQGPSDESLSVKLVSPTSEEKKTSNKIPKHLDIVEKPTEMEKKSNQSLGQQCPVEDNVLFESVNSQTEAQEEILAYEAPQCQSTETMFSLSSAKVEETLAKDESKEDLKDFWIMLEHIDEEVDLLVNGVQEKICESAEVSKESESRKTALVKDKLLQIFDELNTNLTDSKVCLNSLVYLCEPERTNLTSLAASSETQEDAKETKAEGNDSNIGEIKEMYDVTQSIINDVRSNNECHADMFKRHNHQNVVEETGRCEMDSSFLKQDEDFLFIDIVEEKNWEKMVEEEENCVLSNEEERELLHLTTETNETEEKVEETTEVKVHIAVVLESQACLGKEFKQVKAIKTGGTESTEIDKIEGQEVAEQQNETERQWMSMEKARLREEEEKMETDMKQDIIIPAREAEELVVTDADSDMTKQNNKDEPGSFKVGSDITQNKVEDDLSTLVSRATKNCPNERQYESIQTDTLRKKDDQSNTDTKHLTSKGGMCDSLEEPDSASAESDSDEELRLYVHCLRAPQVHTDKIREAGFTARKRPSISRGKVLSTSMPSISEALDEEQQHSSPLETYEVVKTAAEPRANTQESIHQTEWRWKDLFSCDKVSKTLLYASLMIGFTVVAYHYDFLACFLLYLISVIWLCCQREREPIKNK, encoded by the exons ATGTCGAATGTCAGCTGGCAGAAGGAGCAACGGCACTCACTGTGGGGCTTCATGGAGTTTGCAGGGCAGCTAAGACCTTCCGAGGCCTGTAACTACCTCGCAGTCCCAGGCCTCTCCGGCTTGGACCCAGACGAAGATGAGGGCGATTTAGTTGTCGGTTTCAGACCTAAATCCTCCCCCATACCATCCAGAAGGAGCTCGTTCTCGGACGAGGACTCGGATCCCGAGCCTCCTTACTGCAGCTCCCGGAGGGTGTCGTTTGCCGATGCCAAAGGCCTCAGTCTGGTGCAAGTGAAGGAGTTTGACACGTGGGATGTACCCAAACTACCGGGAAGTGACTCCTTAGTTGTCGAGGGTAAAGATTCAGTGGAATATCACCTCTCGCCTTTAACTTTCTCCCTTCCATTGCCTTCCGAAGAGGTGCTTGCCAAAGTATTGAGTCAGAAAGTAGAATTGGAAACAATTGGGTTACTTCCAGGGACCACGATACTTAAAGGAGTGATCCGCGTTCTCAACATCTCCTACAACAAGTCTGTCTACATAAGAACTTCTTTGGACAGGTGGGCCACCCACTTTGACCTTCTGGCAGAGTATGTCCCCGGCTCCAGCGATGGAGTGATGGACAGCTTCTCGTTTAAGCTTACTTTGGGGCCACCTTTCGGGGATCAGGGAGTCAGGGTCGACTTTTGTCTGCGGTACGAAACTCCCGTGGGGACATTCTGGGCTAACAATAACAACAGAAACTACGTGCTCTCCTGCCAGCGCGGCATGAAAGGGGGAACAGAGAAACCACAGAGGGAAAATGCAAACAAGAAAAGCTGCCTGAAGTCCGTCAG TCAGAATGTCTCCactgtggaaaacatttcatcaaagCCAGCTTCAACTCAGGAAAACATGTCAAcag ATGAGTCTGTCCGGGGATTGGAGGTGGGAACTTTGGAAACCAAGAAAACCTCTGAGGGACAATCAACAACTTCGACCCAAGAGGGACAGAAACTACTG ATGGAGAACaaacagaacagcagcagaagaaggcAAAGACAAGCGGCACGGATGGCCAGACTGAGGGACTGCTACACCCAAAGAGATGGAGGAGCAAATGACCCTAGCAAAGACAAAGCCTCCCCAGAAACAGAGCAAGTAACTCGCAAAGAAACCCCAGGAGACAATGTTGTCGGTTTGCAGCCATTTAACGAGGGACAAGTTAAGTCAGAATGtcctcagtttgtttttgaggcCCTTGAAGAAGTACTTGACCAGACATCCACCAAGCAAGTGAAATCTGACCTGGCTGTATTAGCGCGAGGCGAGAGTGCTCCAGATGTCTCAAATAACCCCCTGGATTCAGACGGTGAGCCCGCCCCAGAAGAACAGCAAAATATCGGCAAGTTTGTCACCACAAATCAGGATGGAGACGTGAGTTTACCATGCACTAGCAACTCAGTAACAGCGAGGAGCGAAACCCTCATTAGTCAGAGCGACAGTTTCACATTCGGCACAGTGGTTGCTGCACCGTACTGCCAGGCATTTCAGAGGGTGCCAGCTGAAAACCCTGTAAATACTGAAGACTCCAGCCTTCCCTCTGAACCCACACAGACCTGTGGCATTGTTCCAGTTAGCACTAGAAGTAACATGGGCAAAGTGCAGGGAGATCTGACCAGCACTCAGGGACCAAGTGATGAAAGCTTGTCTGTCAAACTGGTCAGTCCaacctctgaagaaaaaaagacctcGAATAAGATCCCAAAGCATTTGGACATTGTGGAGAAGCCAACTGAGATGGAAAAGAAATCTAACCAATCTTTGGGTCAACAATGTCCTGTGGAAGACAATGTGCTGTTTGAGAGTGTGAACTCCCAGACAGAAGCACAGGAGGAAATTTTGGCCTATGAAGCACCACAGTGTCAGTCAACAGAGACAATGTTTTCCCTCAGTTCAGCAAAGGTAGAGGAAACCCTCGCAAAGGATGAAAGTAAAGAGGATCTCAAAGATTTTTGGATTATGCTAGAGCATATAGACGAAGAGGTGGACCTACTGGTCAATGGTGTCCAAGAGAAGATTTGTGAGAGTGCAGAGGTCAGCAAGGAAAGTGAAAGTAGGAAAACTGCTTTGGTGAAAGATAAACTTCTCCAGATATTCGATGAATTGAATACCAACCTGACTGACAGCAAAGTTTGTCTGAATAGTCTCGTCTATCTTTGTGAACCAGAGAGAACGAACCTAACATCACTAGCTGCATCTTCGGAAACTCAAGAagatgcaaaagaaacaaaagctgaagGTAATGATAGCAACATTGGTGAGATCAAGGAAATGTATGACGTCACTCAATCCATCATAAATGACGTTAGAAGTAACAATGAATGCCATGCCGATATGTTTAAAAgacataatcatcaaaatgttgTGGAAGAGACAGGGCGATGTGAAATGGACTCCTCTTTCTTAAAACAAGATGAGGATTTCCTTTTCATAGACATTGTAGAGGAGAAAAACTGGGAAAAGATGGTTGAAGAGGAGGAAAACTGTGTCTTAtcaaatgaagaagaaagggagCTGCTACATTTAACAACAGAGACCAATGAAACTGAGGAGAAAGTAGAGGAAACAACAGAGGTCAAGGTACACATTGCTGTGGTGTTAGAGAGTCAAGCATGCCTAGGAAAGGAATTCAAGCAGGTTAAGGCCATAAAGACAGGTGGAACAGAAAGTACAGAAATAGACAAAATAGAAGGGCAAGAAGTAGCAGAGCAACAGAATGAGACAGAGAGACAATGGATGAGTATGGAAAAAGCAAggctcagagaggaagaggaaaagatGGAAACAGATATGAAGCAGGATATAATAATCCCAGCTAGAGAAGCAGAAGAGCTTGTAGTTACAGATGCAGACTCAGACAtgacaaagcaaaacaacaagGATGAACCAGGGTCTTTTAAAGTAGGGTCAGACATCACACAAAACAAGGTTGAAGATGATTTATCTACTCTAGTGAGCAGAGCAACGAAGAACTGTCCAAATGAGAGGCAATATGAGTCCATCCAGACGGATACCCTACGCAAGAAGGACGACCAATCAAACACGGACACCAAGCACCTTACTTCCAAAGGCGGTATGTGCGATTCATTGGAGGAACCTGACAGCGCTTCTGCAGAGTCGGACTCAGACGAAGAGCTGCGGTTGTATGTGCACTGCCTGAGGGCACCGCAGGTCCACACAGACAAGATcagagaggcggggttcacagCACGCAAGAGGCCCTCTATAAGCCGAGGCAAAGTGCTGTCAACATCCATGCCGTCCATCAGCGAAGCTCTGGACGAAGAACAGCAGCACAGCAGCCCTCTGGAGACTTACGAGGTTGtaaaaacagctgctgagcCAAGAGCCAATACACAGGAGAGTATACACCAAACTGAGTGGAGGTGGAAAGACTTGTTTTCTTGCGACAAGGTCTCTAAGACATTGCTGTATGCCTCCTTAATGATTGGGTTTACAGTTGTGGCGTATCATTATGATTTCCTTGCCTGTTTCTTGCTTTACTTGATATCAGTCATCTGGCTGTGCTgtcaaagagagagagaacccattaaaaacaagtaa
- the samtor gene encoding S-adenosylmethionine sensor upstream of mTORC1 isoform X2 codes for MNPGDRVETGETESLQGRLCVPIPREAPCKQVQEKLSGVVKNVHRKLRRKYREVGDFDKIWREHCEDEQTLSEYAVAMKNLADNHWTKKCEGEGRIEWCRSVCQEYFLDGGMKRMLGKDEKSAAHALGLSGQAHSAIHSSISQLGKIRLLDVGSCFNPFLKFDDFLTVGIDIVPAVESVYKCDFLNLQLQQPLQLAGDAVDAFLRHLRSPIDALPAQLFHVVVFSLLLSYFPSPYQRWICCKKAHELLELHGLLLIITPDSSHQNRHALMMRSWRVAVESLGFKRYKTSTPTRRRRSAAPRCRRRGFAPTSRTTSWLGASPSCRTRHTTPTPARARAARFRDFTSSRIPSYFRVRQN; via the exons ATGAACCCTGGGGACCGTGTCGAGACGGGGGAGACGGAGAGCCTCCAGGGGAGGCTGTGTGTGCCCATTCCGAGAGAGGCGCCTTGCAAGCAGGTGCAGGAGAAGCTGTCCGGGGTGGTTAAAAACGTCCACAGGAAACTGCGCAGGAAATACAGAGAGG TGGGCGACTTCGACAAGATCTGGCGCGAGCACTGCGAGGACGAGCAGACGCTTAGCGAGTACGCCGTCGCCATGAAGAATCTCGCCGACAACCACTGGACCAAAAAGTGCGAAGGAGAGGGCCGAATCGAGTGGTGCCGCAG TGTCTGTCAAGAATATTTCTTGGACGGCGGAATGAAGCGGATGTTAGGAAAGGATGAAAAGAGTGCTGCACATGCCTTGGGTCTGAGTGGCCAAGCACACAGTGCCATCCACAG tTCAATATCTCAGCTGGGAAAGATTCGTCTTCTGGACGTCGGAAGCTGCTTCAACCCTTTCCTGAAGTTCGATGACTTTCTGACCGTTGGTATCGACATAGTGCCAGCAGTcgag AGCGTCTACAAATGCGACTTCCTcaacctgcagctccagcagcccCTCCAGCTGGCGGGCGACGCCGTCGACGCCTTCCTGCGCCACCTCCGCAGCCCCATCGACGCGCTGCCAGCGCAGCTGTTCCACGTGGTCGTCTTCTCGCTGCTTCTCTCCTACTTCCCCTCGCCGTACCAGCGCTGGATCTGCTGCAAGAAGGCCCACGAACTGCTGGAGCTGCACGGCCTGCTGCTCATCATCACGCCCGACTCGTCCCACCAGAACCGCCACGCCCTCATGATGCGCAGCTGGCGGGTGGCGGTGGAGTCGCTGGGCTTCAAGCGCTACAA GACTTCAACTCcaacgaggaggaggaggagtgcgGCGCCGCGTTGCCGCCGCAGGGGCTTCGCTCCGACTTCGAGGACGACCAGCTGGCTTGGGGCTTCGCCGAGCTGCCGGACGCGCCATACGACTCCGACTCCGGCGAGAGCCAGAGCAGCTCGGTTCCGGGATTTCACGAGTTCGAGGATCCCATCTTACTTCAGAGTTAGGCAGAACTAG
- the tmem168b gene encoding transmembrane protein 168, translated as MLRFLRYCLSHCLQAAMTRLEEVNGEVSMWSSVRWFGYLSGLSLLLGLSLGLYTRWVGTAEVVVLVVLILALLVLVAACVLYYFFDMERLSRSLLHLWFGFLLGLLSFLNPPGLEADVKERSANYLLLSSVALRTLWSLLERLLGCTRYRPAFITSAERLELAGFAAASTALLIRESMSVMVLVVALGAVMITLRTKALLAFPTFACFTCVTGSFFLECLSIHPNPFALACFFSQLICDPLLDAYFSGLSVIERWRPILVSSGLKRRLTLLPLLAIEVAFVAVAAQKSRDSDQWYLVIPGFVVCVFFWAICHMVLVITVWGFHNKLSDCQRLCWTQGPEDASLEKIMASKGMRHFCLISAHLVFFALVSTVAVAVFSWQESSGVFMSTFLLILPLECLLHGLFHELGNSLGGTCVGYAVVIPTNFCSPDGQPLLLPPDQVQELNKRSTGMLSSVQRFFACHLIENYGCDYSTSGITLETLQAKIKSFLELRTTDGPRHDTYVFFYSGHTHRSGEWALAGGDSLRLDQLLEWWREKNGGFCSRLIVVLDCDHSLPWVKEVRRVEGLHVAVQGASLKWAGNAERREAPQLGDFTARWVDYNCNPNSGVRWSERGRTVSAAYGVSRHWSDYTLHLPTGSDVTNHWSMYFPRVTYPVVQLAVWCSSLNLLGVCSFCLQYLRRIKLNWFPPAVLDTQQGFKLVTS; from the exons ATGCTTCGTTTTCTTCGGTACTGTTTAAGCCATTGCCTCCAAGCAGCCATGACCCGGCTGGAGGAGGTCAACGGGGAGGTGAGCATGTGGTCGTCGGTCCGGTGGTTCGGGTACCTGTCCGGGCTGAGCCTGCTCCTGGGCCTGAGTTTGGGTCTCTACACGCGCTGGGTCGGAACAGCGGAGGTCGTCGTTCTTGTGGTTCTTATCCTGGCGCTGCTGGTCCTGGTAGCAGCCTGCGTGCTCTACTACTTCTTCGACATGGAGCGGCTCAGCCGGAGTCTCCTCCACCTGTGGTTCGGCTTCCTGTTGGGTCTCCTGAGTTTCCTCAACCCGCCCGGCCTGGAGGCCGACGTCAAGGAGCGCTCGGCCAACTACCTGCTGCTGTCCAGCGTGGCTCTGAGGACGTTGTGGTCGCTGCTGGAGCGGCTGCTGGGCTGCACCCGGTACCGACCCGCCTTCATCACCTCCGCGGAGCGCCTGGAGCTGGCCGGCTTCGCGGCAGCCAGCACGGCGCTCCTCATCAGGGAGTCCATGAGCGTCATGGTGCTGGTCGTGGCTCTCGGCGCGGTCATGATCACCCTGCGGACCAAGGCTCTCCTGGCCTTCCCCACCTTCGCCTGCTTCACCTGCGTCACCGGGAGTTTCTTCCTGGAGTGCCTCAGCATCCACCCCAACCCGTTCGCTCTCGCCTGCTTCTTCAGCCAGCTCATCTGCGACCCTCTGCTGGACGCCTACTTCAGCGGGCTTTCCGTCATCGAGCGCTGGCGGCCCATCCTGGTGTCCAGCGGCCTGAAGCGCCGCCTGACCCTCCTGCCTCTGCTGGCGATCGAGGTGGCCTTCGTCGCCGTAGCGGCTCAGAAGTCCCGGGACTCGGACCAGTGGTACCTGGTGATCCCGGGCTTTGTGGTGTGCGTGTTCTTCTGGGCCATCTGCCACATGGTGTTGGTGATCACTGTGTGGGGCTTTCACAACAAGCTCAGCGACTGCCAGAGACTGTGTTGGACGCAGGGCCCAGAGGACGCTAGCCTGGAGAAGATCATGGCCTCAAAGGGCATGAGGCACTTCTGCCTCATTTCCGCACACCTGGTGTTCTTCGCTCTGGTGTCCACTGTGGCTGTGGCTGTTTTTAGCTGGCAG GAGTCCAGCGGTGTCTTCATGAGTACGTTTCTGCTCATCCTGCCCCTGGAGTGTCTGCTCCACGGACTCTTCCACGAGCTCGGGAACAGTCTGGGTGGGACCTGCGTGGGCTATGCTGTGGTCATCCCCACCAACTTCTGCAG TCCTGACGGCCAGCCCCTGCTGCTGCCGCCAGACCAGGTGCAGGAGCTGAACAAGCGCTCCACCGGCATGCTGAGCAGCGTGCAGCGTTTCTTTGCCTGCCACCTGATCGAAAACTACGGTTGCGACTACTCCACGAGCGGCATCACCCTCGAGACCCTGCAGGCGAAGATCAAGTCTTTCTTGGAGCTCCGCACAACAGACGGGCCTCGCCACGACACATACGTGTTCTTCTACAGCGGCCACACGCACCGCAGCGGAGAGTGGGCCCTGGCAG GTGGAGACAGCCTCCGCCTGGATCAGCTCTTGGAGTGGTGGAGGGAGAAGAACGGAGGGTTCTGCTCCCGCCTCATCGTCGTGCTGGACTGCGACCACTCGCTGCCCTGGGTGAAAGAAGTCCGGCGCGTGGAGGGGCTGCACGTGGCCGTGCAGGGCGCGTCGCTCAAATGGGCCGGCAACGCGGAGCGGCGGGAGGCCCCGCAGCTCGGGGACTTCACCGCTCGGTGGGTGGATTACAACTGCAACCCCAACAGCGGGGTCCGCTGGTCCGAAAGGGGCCGGACCGTCTCGGCCGCCTACGGCGTCTCCAGACACTGGAGCGACTACACACTGCACCTGCCAACAGGAAGCGACGTCACCAACCACTGGAGCATGTACTTCCCCCGGGTGACCTACCCGGTGGTGCAGCTGGCGGTGTGGTGCAGCAGCCTCAACCTGCTGGGGGTCTGCAGCTTCTGCCTGCAGTACCTGAGGAGAATCAAGCTGAACTGGTTCCCACCAGCTGTACTGGACACCCAGCAGGGCTTCAAACTGGTCACATCATAG
- the samtor gene encoding S-adenosylmethionine sensor upstream of mTORC1 isoform X1 translates to MNPGDRVETGETESLQGRLCVPIPREAPCKQVQEKLSGVVKNVHRKLRRKYREVGDFDKIWREHCEDEQTLSEYAVAMKNLADNHWTKKCEGEGRIEWCRSVCQEYFLDGGMKRMLGKDEKSAAHALGLSGQAHSAIHSSISQLGKIRLLDVGSCFNPFLKFDDFLTVGIDIVPAVESVYKCDFLNLQLQQPLQLAGDAVDAFLRHLRSPIDALPAQLFHVVVFSLLLSYFPSPYQRWICCKKAHELLELHGLLLIITPDSSHQNRHALMMRSWRVAVESLGFKRYKYVKYSHMHLIAFRKASLATTSDLVSRNYPEMLYIPQDFNSNEEEEECGAALPPQGLRSDFEDDQLAWGFAELPDAPYDSDSGESQSSSVPGFHEFEDPILLQS, encoded by the exons ATGAACCCTGGGGACCGTGTCGAGACGGGGGAGACGGAGAGCCTCCAGGGGAGGCTGTGTGTGCCCATTCCGAGAGAGGCGCCTTGCAAGCAGGTGCAGGAGAAGCTGTCCGGGGTGGTTAAAAACGTCCACAGGAAACTGCGCAGGAAATACAGAGAGG TGGGCGACTTCGACAAGATCTGGCGCGAGCACTGCGAGGACGAGCAGACGCTTAGCGAGTACGCCGTCGCCATGAAGAATCTCGCCGACAACCACTGGACCAAAAAGTGCGAAGGAGAGGGCCGAATCGAGTGGTGCCGCAG TGTCTGTCAAGAATATTTCTTGGACGGCGGAATGAAGCGGATGTTAGGAAAGGATGAAAAGAGTGCTGCACATGCCTTGGGTCTGAGTGGCCAAGCACACAGTGCCATCCACAG tTCAATATCTCAGCTGGGAAAGATTCGTCTTCTGGACGTCGGAAGCTGCTTCAACCCTTTCCTGAAGTTCGATGACTTTCTGACCGTTGGTATCGACATAGTGCCAGCAGTcgag AGCGTCTACAAATGCGACTTCCTcaacctgcagctccagcagcccCTCCAGCTGGCGGGCGACGCCGTCGACGCCTTCCTGCGCCACCTCCGCAGCCCCATCGACGCGCTGCCAGCGCAGCTGTTCCACGTGGTCGTCTTCTCGCTGCTTCTCTCCTACTTCCCCTCGCCGTACCAGCGCTGGATCTGCTGCAAGAAGGCCCACGAACTGCTGGAGCTGCACGGCCTGCTGCTCATCATCACGCCCGACTCGTCCCACCAGAACCGCCACGCCCTCATGATGCGCAGCTGGCGGGTGGCGGTGGAGTCGCTGGGCTTCAAGCGCTACAAGTACGTCAAGTACTCCCACATGCACCTCATCGCCTTCCGGAAGGCGTCCCTGGCCACCACCAGCGACTTGGTGTCCCGCAACTACCCAGAGATGCTCTACATCCCGCAGGACTTCAACTCcaacgaggaggaggaggagtgcgGCGCCGCGTTGCCGCCGCAGGGGCTTCGCTCCGACTTCGAGGACGACCAGCTGGCTTGGGGCTTCGCCGAGCTGCCGGACGCGCCATACGACTCCGACTCCGGCGAGAGCCAGAGCAGCTCGGTTCCGGGATTTCACGAGTTCGAGGATCCCATCTTACTTCAGAGTTAG